In Silene latifolia isolate original U9 population chromosome 3, ASM4854445v1, whole genome shotgun sequence, a single window of DNA contains:
- the LOC141647688 gene encoding mitochondrial import inner membrane translocase subunit TIM14-1-like, which produces MSTRSAAHAYKSSDMAAPLVAGLCVAATALAGRYGIQAWQAFKARPPTTRMRRFYDGGFQPTMTRREAALILGVRESAAIEKVKEAHRKVMIANHPDAGGSHYLASKINEAKDIMAGKPKDTGSVF; this is translated from the exons ATGTCCACCCGTTCTGCCGCCCACGCTTACAAATCTTCCGACATG GCGGCTCCATTGGTAGCAGGACTTTGTGTAGCTGCAACTGCTTTGGCTGGTAGATATGGAATTCAAGCTTGGCAGGCATTCAAGGCACGTCCTCCTACAACAAGGATGCGCAGATTTTATGATGGTGGGTTCCAGCCTACCATGACAAGACGTGAAGCAGCTCTAATTCTTGGTGTCAG GGAAAGTGCAGCCATCGAAAAGGTAAAGGAAGCGCATAGAAAGGTAATGATAGCAAACCATCCTGACGCAGGAGGTAGCCATTACTTGGCTTCAAAAATCAATGAAGCTAAAGATATCATGGCAGGCAAGCCTAAGGATACTGGGTCTGTGTTTTAA